Proteins encoded by one window of Sphaerodactylus townsendi isolate TG3544 linkage group LG02, MPM_Stown_v2.3, whole genome shotgun sequence:
- the SIRT3 gene encoding NAD-dependent protein deacetylase sirtuin-3, mitochondrial isoform X4, translating into MQKDSSDGWSRSEHSQWHPRFQNPKPFYMLAKELYPGNYRPNYIHYFLRLLLDKGLLLRLYTQNIDGLERVAGIPADKLVEAHGTFASATCTVCRRSYPGEDFRADVMADKIPQCPVCTGIIKPDIVFFGEELPHRFFLHVTDFPMADLLFVIGTSLEVQPFASLAGAVRSSVPRLLINRDLVGPFAYDPQSNDVSELGDVVSGVEKVVALLGWKEELQELIQKEAEKLDTKDK; encoded by the exons atgcaaaaggATAGTAGTGATGGCTGGAGCAGGTCTGAGCACTCCCAGTGGCATCCCAGATTTCAG AACCCGAAACCTTTCTACATGTTGGCCAAGGAGTTGTACCCTGGCAATTACAGGCCCAACTATATCCACTACTTCCTCCGACTTCTGCTTGACAAAGGGCTTCTCCTGCGTCTGTACACACAGAACATTGATGGCCTGGAGAGAG TTGCTGGGATACCTGCAGATAAACTAGTTGAAGCTCATGGTACATTTGCTTCTGCAACTTGTACAGTATGTCGAAGATCATACCCTGGTGAGGACTTTAGG GCAGATGTGATGGCTGACAAGATCCCCCAATGCCCTGTATGCACTGGAATCATCAAGCCTGACATTGTATTCTTCGGAGAAGAGCTCCCCCACCGGTTCTTCTTGCATGTGACAGATTTCCCTATGGCAGACCTTCTCTTTGTCATTGGAACTTCCCTTGAG GTGCAGCCTTTTGCCAGTTTGGCAGGTGCAGTACGCAGCTCTGTTCCACGCTTACTGATCAATCGGGACTTGGTGGGGCCATTTGCATATGATCCACAGTCCAACGATGTATCTGAACTGGGAGATGTTGTTAGTGGAGTAGAGAAGGTGGTGGCTCTTTTGGGCTGGAAGGAGGAATTGCAGGAACTAATCCAGAAAGAAGCTGAAAAG CTGGATACAAAAGACAAATAG
- the SIRT3 gene encoding NAD-dependent protein deacetylase sirtuin-3, mitochondrial isoform X2 produces the protein MNWRLHFRVSAGRHLFLSANFQILVGCRNRWICTQHHLYRSSPDSTSCKNLVSLRSVFHPPNRCFLLQRPPETNIEKLTSVSGERIQRIRLFSLSSAPMVFFGAGGGKNNGPKLKFTLKDVAELIQKKKCKRIVVMAGAGLSTPSGIPDFRSPKSGLYDNLQQYNIPYPEAIFELSYFFQNPKPFYMLAKELYPGNYRPNYIHYFLRLLLDKGLLLRLYTQNIDGLERVAGIPADKLVEAHGTFASATCTVCRRSYPGEDFRADVMADKIPQCPVCTGIIKPDIVFFGEELPHRFFLHVTDFPMADLLFVIGTSLEVQPFASLAGAVRSSVPRLLINRDLVGPFAYDPQSNDVSELGDVVSGVEKVVALLGWKEELQELIQKEAEKLDTKDK, from the exons atgAACTGGAGGCTGCATTTTAGAGTCTCTGCAGGAAGGCATCTGTTTCTTTCGGCAAATTTTCAGATATTAGTAG GATGCAGAAATCGTTGGATATGTACTCAGCATCATCTTTACAGAAGCTCTCCTGATTCTACATCTTGCAAAAATTTAGTTTCATTGAGATCTGTCTTCCATCCTCCAAATAGATGTTTTTTGCTGCAAAGGCCTCCAGAAACCAACATAGAAAAGCTGACAAGTGTATCTGGAGAGAG GATCCAAAGAATCAGACTTTTTTCTTTATCCAGTGCTCCAATGGTGTTCTTTGGAGCTGGAGGAGGCAAAAATAATGGCCCAAAACTGAAGTTCACCCTCAAGGATGTGGCAGAAttaattcaaaagaaaaaatgcaaaaggATAGTAGTGATGGCTGGAGCAGGTCTGAGCACTCCCAGTGGCATCCCAGATTTCAG GTCCCCTAAGAGTGGCCTTTATGATAACCTCCAGCAGTATAACATTCCATATCCAGAAGCCATCTTTGAACTTAGTTATTTCTTCCAGAACCCGAAACCTTTCTACATGTTGGCCAAGGAGTTGTACCCTGGCAATTACAGGCCCAACTATATCCACTACTTCCTCCGACTTCTGCTTGACAAAGGGCTTCTCCTGCGTCTGTACACACAGAACATTGATGGCCTGGAGAGAG TTGCTGGGATACCTGCAGATAAACTAGTTGAAGCTCATGGTACATTTGCTTCTGCAACTTGTACAGTATGTCGAAGATCATACCCTGGTGAGGACTTTAGG GCAGATGTGATGGCTGACAAGATCCCCCAATGCCCTGTATGCACTGGAATCATCAAGCCTGACATTGTATTCTTCGGAGAAGAGCTCCCCCACCGGTTCTTCTTGCATGTGACAGATTTCCCTATGGCAGACCTTCTCTTTGTCATTGGAACTTCCCTTGAG GTGCAGCCTTTTGCCAGTTTGGCAGGTGCAGTACGCAGCTCTGTTCCACGCTTACTGATCAATCGGGACTTGGTGGGGCCATTTGCATATGATCCACAGTCCAACGATGTATCTGAACTGGGAGATGTTGTTAGTGGAGTAGAGAAGGTGGTGGCTCTTTTGGGCTGGAAGGAGGAATTGCAGGAACTAATCCAGAAAGAAGCTGAAAAG CTGGATACAAAAGACAAATAG
- the PSMD13 gene encoding 26S proteasome non-ATPase regulatory subunit 13 yields MKDVPGFLQQSQSSGPGQPAVWHRLEELYNKKLWHQLTLQVLDFVQDPCFAQGDGLIKLYENFISEFEHRVNPLSLVEIILHVVRQMTDPKVALTFLEKTREKVKSSDEAVILCKTAIGALKLNIGDLQVTKETIEDVEEMLNNLPGVTSVHSRFYDLSSKYYQTIGNHASYYKDALRFLGCIDVKDLPVADQQERAFTLGLAGLLGEGVYNFGELLMHPVLESLRNTDRQWLIDTLYAFNSGNVEKFQALKSAWGQQPDLAANETLLLQKIQLLCLMEMTFTRPANHRQLTFEEIAKSAKVTVNEVELLVMKALSVGLVKGSIDEVDKRVHMTWVQPRVLDLQQIKGMKDRLEFWCTDVKSMEMLVEHQAHDILT; encoded by the exons ATGAAGGACGTACCGGGCTTCTTACAGCAGAGCCAGAGCTCTGGGCCTGGCCAGCCCGCCGTGTGGCACCGTCTGGAAGAACTCTACAACAAGAA ACTCTGGCATCAACTAACTCTGCAAGTCTTGGACTTTGTGCAAGACCCCTGTTTTGCCCAAGGAGATGGACTTATCAAG CTTTATGAAAATTTCATCAGTGAGTTTGAACACAG GGTGAACCCTTTGTCCCTTGTAGAGATCATTCTTCATGTAGTCCGGCAGATGACAG ATCCTAAAGTGGCTCTCACCTTTTTGGAAAAGACCCGAGAAAAG GTGAAAAGCAGTGATGAAGCTGTGATTCTGTGTAAAACTGCCATTGGTGCTTTGAAATTAAATATTGGCGATCTGCAAGTCACAAAG gaGACCATTGAGGATGTTGAAGAGATGCTGAATAACCTTCCTGGTGTGACATCTGTTCACAGCCGTTTCTATGACCTCTCCAGCAAGTATTACCAGACAATTGGGAATCATGCCTCTTACTACAAGGATGCATTAAGGTTCCTGGGATGTATAGATGTTAAAGACCTGCCAG TGGCCGACCAGCAGGAGAGAGCCTTTACTTTAGGATTAGCTGGACTCCTGGGTGaaggagtctataactttggtgAACTG CTGATGCACCCTGTACTGGAGTCTTTGAGGAACACTGATAGGCAGTGGCTGATTGACACACTCTATGCCTTCAATAGTGGCAATGTGGAAAAATTCCAGGCTTTGAAGTCAGCATGGGGCCAGCAG CCAGACCTGGCTGCAAATGAAACTCTCCTCCTACAGAAAATTCAGCTACTGTGCCTCATGGag ATGACCTTTACTCGACCAGCTAACCACAGGCAACTCACTTTTGAGGAGATTGCTAAGAGTGCCAAAGTCACTGTGAATGAG GTGGAGCTGTTGGTGATGAAGGCACTCTCCGTGGGTTTAGTAAAGGGCAGTATTGATGAAGTGGATAAAAGAGTTCACATGACATGGGTCCAACCACGGGTGCTGGATTTACAACAG ATAAAGGGCATGAAAGACCGCCTGGAGTTCTGGTGCACAGATGTGAAGAGCATGGAGATGTTGGTAGAACACCAAGCCCATGATATCCTAACATAA
- the SIRT3 gene encoding NAD-dependent protein deacetylase sirtuin-3, mitochondrial isoform X5, with protein sequence MHRCRTTRSIFEKADVMADKIPQCPVCTGIIKPDIVFFGEELPHRFFLHVTDFPMADLLFVIGTSLEVQPFASLAGAVRSSVPRLLINRDLVGPFAYDPQSNDVSELGDVVSGVEKVVALLGWKEELQELIQKEAEKLDTKDK encoded by the exons ATGCACCGCTGCAGGACTACCAGAAGCATATTTGAAAAG GCAGATGTGATGGCTGACAAGATCCCCCAATGCCCTGTATGCACTGGAATCATCAAGCCTGACATTGTATTCTTCGGAGAAGAGCTCCCCCACCGGTTCTTCTTGCATGTGACAGATTTCCCTATGGCAGACCTTCTCTTTGTCATTGGAACTTCCCTTGAG GTGCAGCCTTTTGCCAGTTTGGCAGGTGCAGTACGCAGCTCTGTTCCACGCTTACTGATCAATCGGGACTTGGTGGGGCCATTTGCATATGATCCACAGTCCAACGATGTATCTGAACTGGGAGATGTTGTTAGTGGAGTAGAGAAGGTGGTGGCTCTTTTGGGCTGGAAGGAGGAATTGCAGGAACTAATCCAGAAAGAAGCTGAAAAG CTGGATACAAAAGACAAATAG
- the SIRT3 gene encoding NAD-dependent protein deacetylase sirtuin-3, mitochondrial isoform X1 — MCQPPQRKAVNTCCRFDTSALCDELVSITGGLSNCRKMNWRLHFRVSAGRHLFLSANFQILVGCRNRWICTQHHLYRSSPDSTSCKNLVSLRSVFHPPNRCFLLQRPPETNIEKLTSVSGERIQRIRLFSLSSAPMVFFGAGGGKNNGPKLKFTLKDVAELIQKKKCKRIVVMAGAGLSTPSGIPDFRSPKSGLYDNLQQYNIPYPEAIFELSYFFQNPKPFYMLAKELYPGNYRPNYIHYFLRLLLDKGLLLRLYTQNIDGLERVAGIPADKLVEAHGTFASATCTVCRRSYPGEDFRADVMADKIPQCPVCTGIIKPDIVFFGEELPHRFFLHVTDFPMADLLFVIGTSLEVQPFASLAGAVRSSVPRLLINRDLVGPFAYDPQSNDVSELGDVVSGVEKVVALLGWKEELQELIQKEAEKLDTKDK, encoded by the exons ATGTGCCAGCCACCCCAGAGGAAAGCAGTTAACACATGCTGTAGGTTTGATACATCTGCCTTGTGTGATGAACTAGTCTCAATAACAGGAG ggctaagcaactgcaggaaaatgAACTGGAGGCTGCATTTTAGAGTCTCTGCAGGAAGGCATCTGTTTCTTTCGGCAAATTTTCAGATATTAGTAG GATGCAGAAATCGTTGGATATGTACTCAGCATCATCTTTACAGAAGCTCTCCTGATTCTACATCTTGCAAAAATTTAGTTTCATTGAGATCTGTCTTCCATCCTCCAAATAGATGTTTTTTGCTGCAAAGGCCTCCAGAAACCAACATAGAAAAGCTGACAAGTGTATCTGGAGAGAG GATCCAAAGAATCAGACTTTTTTCTTTATCCAGTGCTCCAATGGTGTTCTTTGGAGCTGGAGGAGGCAAAAATAATGGCCCAAAACTGAAGTTCACCCTCAAGGATGTGGCAGAAttaattcaaaagaaaaaatgcaaaaggATAGTAGTGATGGCTGGAGCAGGTCTGAGCACTCCCAGTGGCATCCCAGATTTCAG GTCCCCTAAGAGTGGCCTTTATGATAACCTCCAGCAGTATAACATTCCATATCCAGAAGCCATCTTTGAACTTAGTTATTTCTTCCAGAACCCGAAACCTTTCTACATGTTGGCCAAGGAGTTGTACCCTGGCAATTACAGGCCCAACTATATCCACTACTTCCTCCGACTTCTGCTTGACAAAGGGCTTCTCCTGCGTCTGTACACACAGAACATTGATGGCCTGGAGAGAG TTGCTGGGATACCTGCAGATAAACTAGTTGAAGCTCATGGTACATTTGCTTCTGCAACTTGTACAGTATGTCGAAGATCATACCCTGGTGAGGACTTTAGG GCAGATGTGATGGCTGACAAGATCCCCCAATGCCCTGTATGCACTGGAATCATCAAGCCTGACATTGTATTCTTCGGAGAAGAGCTCCCCCACCGGTTCTTCTTGCATGTGACAGATTTCCCTATGGCAGACCTTCTCTTTGTCATTGGAACTTCCCTTGAG GTGCAGCCTTTTGCCAGTTTGGCAGGTGCAGTACGCAGCTCTGTTCCACGCTTACTGATCAATCGGGACTTGGTGGGGCCATTTGCATATGATCCACAGTCCAACGATGTATCTGAACTGGGAGATGTTGTTAGTGGAGTAGAGAAGGTGGTGGCTCTTTTGGGCTGGAAGGAGGAATTGCAGGAACTAATCCAGAAAGAAGCTGAAAAG CTGGATACAAAAGACAAATAG
- the SIRT3 gene encoding NAD-dependent protein deacetylase sirtuin-3, mitochondrial isoform X3: protein MVFFGAGGGKNNGPKLKFTLKDVAELIQKKKCKRIVVMAGAGLSTPSGIPDFRSPKSGLYDNLQQYNIPYPEAIFELSYFFQNPKPFYMLAKELYPGNYRPNYIHYFLRLLLDKGLLLRLYTQNIDGLERVAGIPADKLVEAHGTFASATCTVCRRSYPGEDFRADVMADKIPQCPVCTGIIKPDIVFFGEELPHRFFLHVTDFPMADLLFVIGTSLEVQPFASLAGAVRSSVPRLLINRDLVGPFAYDPQSNDVSELGDVVSGVEKVVALLGWKEELQELIQKEAEKLDTKDK from the exons ATGGTGTTCTTTGGAGCTGGAGGAGGCAAAAATAATGGCCCAAAACTGAAGTTCACCCTCAAGGATGTGGCAGAAttaattcaaaagaaaaaatgcaaaaggATAGTAGTGATGGCTGGAGCAGGTCTGAGCACTCCCAGTGGCATCCCAGATTTCAG GTCCCCTAAGAGTGGCCTTTATGATAACCTCCAGCAGTATAACATTCCATATCCAGAAGCCATCTTTGAACTTAGTTATTTCTTCCAGAACCCGAAACCTTTCTACATGTTGGCCAAGGAGTTGTACCCTGGCAATTACAGGCCCAACTATATCCACTACTTCCTCCGACTTCTGCTTGACAAAGGGCTTCTCCTGCGTCTGTACACACAGAACATTGATGGCCTGGAGAGAG TTGCTGGGATACCTGCAGATAAACTAGTTGAAGCTCATGGTACATTTGCTTCTGCAACTTGTACAGTATGTCGAAGATCATACCCTGGTGAGGACTTTAGG GCAGATGTGATGGCTGACAAGATCCCCCAATGCCCTGTATGCACTGGAATCATCAAGCCTGACATTGTATTCTTCGGAGAAGAGCTCCCCCACCGGTTCTTCTTGCATGTGACAGATTTCCCTATGGCAGACCTTCTCTTTGTCATTGGAACTTCCCTTGAG GTGCAGCCTTTTGCCAGTTTGGCAGGTGCAGTACGCAGCTCTGTTCCACGCTTACTGATCAATCGGGACTTGGTGGGGCCATTTGCATATGATCCACAGTCCAACGATGTATCTGAACTGGGAGATGTTGTTAGTGGAGTAGAGAAGGTGGTGGCTCTTTTGGGCTGGAAGGAGGAATTGCAGGAACTAATCCAGAAAGAAGCTGAAAAG CTGGATACAAAAGACAAATAG